The following is a genomic window from Streptomyces sp. NBC_01381.
GCGACATGTCGGGCGCCGCCGCCGTGTTCGCCGCCGTGACGGCCGCGGCACGGCTCGGCCTCCCGATCGAGGTCACGGGCTGGCTGGCCCTTGCGGAGAACATGCCGTCCGGGTCCGCCGTCCGCCCGGGCGACGTCCTGCGGATGTACGGCGGCAGAACCGTCGAGGTGCGCAACACCGATGCCGAGGGGCGGCTCGTCCTGGCTGACGCGCTGGTGCGCGCCGCCGAGGAACGGCCTGACGCCGTCGTGGACGTGGCGACCCTGACCGGCGCCATGCGGATGGGGCTCGGCAATCGCCTCTTCGGGGTGATGTCCCCCGACGACGCATTCCGTGAGCGGATCGTGGACGCTGCGGGGCGCACCGGCGAACCGGCCTGGCCGATGCCGCTGCCCGCCCAGCTGCGGGAAGGCCTTGACTCCCCGGTGGCCGACATCGCCAACCAGGGCGAGCGTATGGGAGGCGGGCTCGTCGCGGGCCTGTTCCTCAAGGAGTTCGTGCCGGCCGGCACCCGCTGGGCCCATCTCGACATCGCGGGACCGGCCTTCCACGAGGGTGCTCCGTACGGCTATACGCCCCAGGGCGGCACGGGAACCGCGGTCAGGACCCTGGTACGCCTCGCGGAGGAGCTCGCCGATGCCCGCTCTTGAGCCCGTCACGCCGGACGGCACGGTCTGGGTGTCGGCGCAGCTTCCGGTGGGTGGGAACGCGGAATCGGTCGCGAAGGTGCAGTTCTATCTGACGGACATCGCGGCCTGGGAGGCGGTCGACGCCGTCTTCGCGGAGGTGTTCGGCGACCATCGCCCCGCACGGGCCGTCCTGCAGGTGGCCGGGCTGCACCACGGGTTCCGGGTGGCCGCGGACGCCGTCGCCCGGCGCGGGCGGACCGAGCGATCGGAGGGGCGGCGATGAGGATTCTTCACCAGGTCGACTCGTTCACCCGGACCCCGTTCACGGGCAATCCCGCCGGGGTGGTCCTCGACGCGGACGGCATGACGGACGCCGACATGCTCGCGGTGGCGCGCGAGCTCAACAACTCCGAGACGGCGTTCGTGCTGCCCCCTGACGGCGCCGATCACGACGTACGCGTCCGCTTCTTCACCCCGACGACGGAAGTGCCGACCTGCGGGCACGCCACCGTGGGCGCGCACTTCGCCAGGGCCGTCGAGTACGGGCTGCCGTCCGGCTCGCTGGTGCAGAAGACGGGCGGCGGGCTGCGCCAGCGGGTGGAGATCATCCGTGACGGCGACGGTGACCGGGTGCGGATCGGGATGCACCAGGGGGCGGCCGACTTCGGGCCCGAGCTGGACGGCACCCAGGTGGACCGTCTGCTGCGGGCACTCGGTGCGACATCCGGCGACCTCGCGGACGACGGGCCCGTCCAGATCGTCTCGACCGGGCACTCCAAGGTCATCGTGGAGCTGTGCGACCGCGCCGCCGTGGACGGTCTGCGCCCCGACCCGGCCGCGCTGACGGCGCTCAGCCACGAGGTCGGCAGCAACGGCTGGTTCGTCTTCACCCGGGCCACCGGCGAGGCCCAACTCCTCACCTGGGCCCGGATGTTCGCCCCGGCGATCGGCATCGCCGAGGACCCGGTGACCGGCAACGGGCACGGCCCGCTCGGCGCCTACCTGGTGCACCACGGGATCGTGCCCGCACCGGGCGGGCGGCTCGACTTCACCGGCCGCCAAGGGGTGGCGATGGGACGGCCCGGTGAGGTCGGCGTATGGGTCGACGTGCGGTCCTGCTCCCGGCGAGGCGGGGAACTCCTCGTCTCGATCACGGGCGACGCGACGACGGCGTTCCGCGCGCGACTGAACGCGTAACGAAGGCGTGAGGAATCACCCGCCGTCGCGTACGTCGATTCCTTCCAGTCCATCCAGGAAGTCGAGTACGCGGGCGTTGACCCGGTCCGCGTACTGGCCGGAGACGGCGTGCCGTCGCTGAAGAGAGCGGGCACCGGCAGGGCGGTCGTCGGCGGCGGCCACGCCCTGCCCGTCGACCCAGGCGAGGAACCGTGGCAGGGCCCACTCCTTCGGGCCCGGCACCAGGGTGGGGATGGTGCGGAGCACCGCGGCGTACGAGAGGCGGGCGAAGGTGTTGATCGGGTCGAGCAGGCTGACCGATGCGACCCGTTCGGGCGCGCGCACCGCCTGGTTGCAGGCCAGCCAGCCACCGGCAGAGACACCGAGCAGGTCGAGGGCGTACGCGGGCCTGCGCGCGGCCAGCGCGGGGATGTTCGGCGCCCAGGAGACCGCGGTGCAACCGGTAGGCCCGCACCTGCCCGTAGGCGGTCGGCATGTCGTGGGTGCGCGCCGGCTGGGGCAACTCCCGCATCCCCGCGCTGTACGCCTGCTCGAACAGGGCGTGCCCTGGCGGCGTGATGTAGCGACCCACGGCACTGCGAGGCATCGGTCTCCCCTTTTTGAGACACACGGAGATACGGGCGCGATGCCGAAGCAGGTCGACCACGAACAGCGCCGCGAGGAGATCGCCGCGGCGCTCTGCCGGATCGTCGCGCAGCGCGGCCTCGAAGCGGTGGGCATGCATGAGGTGGCCGCCGAGGCGGGGGTGTCGCCCGGGCGCGTACAGCACTGCTTCGTGAGCAAGGACGAGATGGTGCACCATGCCGCCGGCGCGCTGCGTGCGCAGGTCGACGCCCGGGTGCGCCGGAGCCTGGCCGCGCTGCCCCGCGCAGATCGCCGAAGCGGTAGACGGCGGCCTGCTGCGGGACGGCGTCGACCCCGCCCCGGAGGCACGCATCCTGCCGGCCCTGACCGGCGGTCTCGCCTCAGACGTCCTGCGCGGTCAGTGCACGGCCGATGAGGCGCTCGCGCTGCTCGATCACCAGGTGGGGCGGCTGGTCGGCGACGTATGACAAGGGCGGTTGACAAGGGCGACGTCCGAATCCCGCCAGCATCCGTGATCGCGGCATCCCACTGTGGAGGTGGAACGAAAGCGAGCGAAAGCGAACGGAAGGGAGGCGACGATGACCGCCTACACGACCATCACCAGCCCATTGGGCGAACTCCTGCTGGTGGGCGAGGAGACGAGCGACGGCACCACGCTGACGTCGCTGTCCGTGCCCGGCCAGAAGAACGCCCCTGCGGTGCGCGCCGACTGGCGGCACGCACCCGACCGGTTCGCGGGCGTCGCCCGGCAGTTGGTCGCGTACTTCGCCGGTGAACTCACCGAGTTCGACATCGAGTTCACCCCCAGCGGCACGGAATTCCAGCGGCGGGTGTGGCGCGCCGTGGAGGACATCCCGTACGGCACGTCGACCACGTACGGCGCACTCGCCGAGCGGCTCGGGGTGGCCCGCGGGCGCGTGCAGGCCCTGGGCGCCGCGATCGGCGCGAACCCGCTCCTGATCGTGCGGCCCTGCCACCGCGTCATCGGCGCGGACGGCTCGCTGCGCGGCTACGCCGGCGGTGTGGAGCGCAAGGTTCAGCTCCTCACCCATGAGGGCGCCCTGCAGCCCACCCTCGTCTGACGCGCCCCGCAACCCGAAGGACCCGAACCATGACCGCCACCACGCGCCCCGCGAGCCGCGTCACGTCACGTGTCGACGCGGGGGACTGGTCCGAGCTGACCGCCGAGCTCGACGCGCACGGCCACGCACTCACCGGCCCGCTCCTGAGCGCGGGGGAGTGCCGTGGGCTCGCCGCCCTGTACGACGACGCCGACCGATTCCGCACCACCGTCGACATGGCCCGGCACCGCTTCGGCTCCGGCCAGTACCGCTACTTCACCCATGAACTGCCCAATCGTGTACGGGAGTTGAGGGAGGCCTTCTACCCCCGGCTGCTGCCCGTCGCCCGCGACTGGGCCGAGAAGCTCGGGAAGGCCGCACCCTGGCCGGACAGCCTGGAGGAATGGGTCGCGATGTGCCACGCGGCAGGCCAGTCCAAGTCCGCCCAGATCCTGCTGCGTTACGGCCCCGGCGACTGGAACGCCCTGCACCGCGACGTGTTCGGCGACATGCTCTTCCCGCTCCAGGTCGTCATCGGCCTCGACACCCCCGGAACCGACTTCACCGGCGGCGAGTTCCTCATGACCGAGCAGCGCGCACGCGCCCAGTCACGCGGATCGGCCACGACCCTGCCGCGGGGGCACGGCCTGATCTTCACCACCCGCGACCGGCCCGTGGCCTCGAAGCGCGGGTGGTCGAACGCCCCCATGCGGCACGGCGTGAGCACCGTCCGTTCCGGGCGGCGGCGCACGCTCGGCCTGGTCTTCCACGACGCGGCGTGAAGTCCCCCGGCACGTACACACTCTGCGGCCCGGACGGAAAGCCGTATCGCAGCGGCACACCCGGCACGCTGGGCGGACACCGGCGCGGGCGCCTGTACGGACGCCTGGACTGCCCCTCCGCGCTGCGCGCCATCGCCCGCGGCGACTACGTCGCCCACCGGGTGTTCTTCGCCGACGAGGCGACCGCGATCGCCGCCGGACACCGGCCGTGCGCGGTCTGCCTGCCCGCCGCGTACGCCCGATGGAAAGCCCATACGACAGGCCGACACGGCAGCCCATACGGCAGGCCGACACGGCAGCCCAGACGGCAGCCCAGACGGAAGGCCCCACACGGAAGGCGGCACGACCGCACCATGAGCATCCTCGAAGAACGGGAGCACTCCCGCTCACCCCTCATCGCCGCCGCGGACCTGGCCGCCCACCCGGACCTGCCCGTTCCCCTCGCGCACACGGAAGCCGAACTCGCCGCCCTCATCGGCCTGTTGAGCCTCCCCAAGGCGCGGATCGAGACCGTCGTCATCGGGCACAGTCGAGATCCGGCCTCCCGGAGATCCGCCGCCGCGTTCGCCGCCGCCTGGACGGCACGTGGCGGCACGGTTCTCGCGACGGTGCACTGGCCCGAGACGGCTGCCTCCTGGCTGCGCGCCGCGAACCGCCTGACCGCCGAACTGCCGCACGCCTGGGTGATGGCGGCCGCGCCCCTCGGCTTCGCCCAGCTCGCCCGGCGCCTGCGGCACTCCACCGCATGGGACCCCGCCCGCACCTATGCCTTCGGCTCCCTCGCGGACTCGCGGCTGCCCGCGCTCGCCGGTCCCGGCGTCCTTGACGGGCTGCGCGGTGCGAGCGCGGACGGCGCCACCTGGGACGTATGCCGGGGATGGGTCACCTCATACGCGCCGGTCAACTCCGCTCCCCGCTCGAACGGTTGACCTGTACTCTCGGGCGATGAACGCAGAAGACGCCGACTTCCTCATCGACACCAGCAAGCCCCACCCGGCCCGCGTCTACGACTGGCTGCTCGGCGGCAAGGACAACTACCTGGTCGATCAGGAGATGGGCGAGAAGCTGCCGCCCGAGGCGAGGGCCAACGCGGCACGGAACCGGGCGTTCATGCACCGTGCCGCCGCCTGGCTCGCGCACCACGGCGTCCGCCAGTTCCTCGACATCGGCACCGGCATCCCCACCGCGCCGAACCTGCACCAGATCGTCCAGGAGATCGCCCCCGCCTCCCGGGTCGTGTACGCCGACAACGACCCCATCGTGCTGCGCCACGCCGAAGCCCTCCTTGTCAGCACCCCGGAAGGCGCCACGGACTACATCCAGGCGGATGTGCGAAGCCCCGAGGCCATCCTCGACCACGCGCGCGAGTTCCTGGACTTCGGCAAGCCCGTCGCCCTGTCCCTCATCGCGCTGCTGCACTTCATCACCGACGACGAGGACCCGTGCGCCCTCACCCGCTCCCTCGTCGACGCCCTGCCGTCCGGCAGCTACCTGGTCCTCTCGCACGGCACCACCGACGAGCATCCCGAGCTCGTGGAGTCCGTCAAGAACACCTACCGGGAGGGCCAGGTGCCGCTGCGGATGCGGCGCCGCGAAGAGGTCGAGCCCTTCTTCGACGGCCTGGAGCTTGTCGCCCCGGGTCTGGTGACGGCGACGCACTGGTACCAGGAATCGCCCGCCCCGAAGGATGAGTTGAGCGGCTTCTACGTGGGCGTCGCCCGCGTCCCGTAAGGGAGGAGAACAGCCCCGACCTGCCCCGCGGCCCGCCTTTCCTTACGCTGGAAGCAGAGGTGAGGAGGGCCGTCATGCCGGCCATCGCCGTGCACAAGGCAGCGCTGCGTGAGGGGCTCGTCCTTCCGTATGCCGAGGTGGGCGGCCCCTCGGGTGTGCCGGTCGTCCTGGTCCACGGCTATGCCGACTCCTGGTGGACGTTCGAGCCGCTGCTGCGGCGCATGCCCGCCTCGCTGCATGCGTACGCGCCCACGCAGCGAGGCCACGGAGACGCCGACAAGCCCCCGGACGGCTATCTCCCCGAGGACTTCGCCACCGACCTCGTCGCCTTCATGGACAGCGTGGGGATCGAGCGCGCCGTGCTCGTCGGGGGTTCGAGCGGAGGGGTGCAGGCGCGCATCGTCGCGGGCCGCTATCCCGACCGGGTGGCAGGTCTCGTACTCCTGGGCGTCCCGGTCGCCCTCGCCGACAAGCCCGCAGCCGCCGAGCTCTGGGAAGCCGTACGGGACCTTGAGGACCCGGTGGACCGTGACTTCGTGGAGCGGTTCGCGCTCGGCATGACGGCCGAACCCGTCGCCCGCGGTTTCCTGGAGACCATCGTCGAGGAGAACCTGAAGGCACCCGCCCGTGTGTGGCGGGAGACGCTGCGCGGCCTCCTCGAAACCGATCTGCGTGCGACGCTGGCCGGGATCCTCGTCCCCACGCTGGCCGTCTGGGGCGACCAGGACCCGATCGTGACGCGCGCGGAGCAACAGACGGTCCTCGACACCGTCATCGGCTCCCGGCTGATCGTCTACGAGGGTGCGGGACACGTCGTGTACTGGGAAAGGCCGGAACGGGTGGTGCGGGACATCGCGGACTTCGCGGACTTCGCCAAGAGCGCCGCCTGATCAGCGGCGGCCGGACCCCGGCCCCGCCGCGCTCGCAGGGATCGCTTGCGGATGCCATCGGCGTACGGGCGTGCTGTGCTGGCCATGGAGCGGCGGCCGCCACGCGGCGGCCCCCCCTCACATGCCTTTCATCGCACCCCCTCGTCACACAAGGAGCAGCTGCCATGGCGATCTTCATGCACGCCTCCCTCCCGGGCACCACCACCGATCAGTACGACGCCCTCAACGCGAAGCTCCAGGAAACGCCAGAGATCTTCGACGGCTGTATCGCCCACGTCTGTGTTCCGAGCAGCGACGGCCTGGACATCTACGACCTCTGGGAGTCCGAGCAGCACATGCAGGCGTTCACCGGGAAGCTGATGCCCGTCGCCGAGGGACTCGGCATGTCCGGTCCCGGCGGACAGCCCAAGGTGGACTCCGTGCACAACTACTGGATTCCCTGAGCCTGACCGTCGCGCCAGGCCGTTTGCCGTGCGGGCCCGGCCCGCACGGGCGACGATGGAGGCATGGAGCGGACATCCCTCGGTGATGTCAGCACACCGGGACGCGTCGCCGCCCCCGACGAGGGCATCAGCGAGGAAGAGCTGGGCCTCGCGGCACGCAATCACGGGCTGCCGCTGGAAGCGCTGCGCTACGACGTCACACCGCCCGGCCTCCACTACGTACTGGTCCACTACGACATCCCCGCGGCCGACGCGGACACCTGGCGGCTCTCCGTCGGCGGACAGGTCCGTACGCCCCTGGAACTGAGCCTCGCGGAACTGCGGGCGCTGCCGGCCGTCACCCACCGGGTCACGATGGAGTGCGCGGGCAACGGCCGCGCCCGGCTGAGCCCGCGCCCGGTCAGCCAGCCCTGGCTGGTGGAGGCGGTGGGCACCGCCGACTGGACGGGCGTACCGCTGCGGACGGTGCTCGCGGCCACTGGGGTCGAGGACAGCGCGGTCGAGGCCGTCTTCACCGGCGCGGACCACGGAGTCGAGCGCGGCGTCGAGCAGGACTACCGGCGCAGCCTGCAACTCCCCGTGGACGCGGACGTGCTGCTCGCGTACGCGATGAACGGCGGCCCGCTGCCGCCCCAGCACGGCTACCCGCTGAGGCTCGTCGTCCCCGGCTGGTACGGCATGGCGCACGTCAAGTGGCTCCGCCAGATTGAACTGACCGATTCCCCGTTCACCGGCTTCCAGCAGGCCGTGGCGTACCAGTTCCGGCAGTCCCCGGACGACCCCGGCGAGCCCGTCACCCGGATCGCCCCGCGCGCCCTCCTGGTCCCGCCCGGCTTCCCGGACTTCATGTCACGCGTACGAGTCGTGCGCCCCGGACCCGTCGATCTTGCGGGACGCGCCTGGTCGGGATACGGGCCGGTCACCCGGGTCGAGGTCAGCGCCGACGACGGCCGCACCTGGACCGACGCCGAGGTCGCCGGACGGGGCCCGCACCGCTGGGGATGGCAGGCCTGGCACACCACGTGGCACGCGACGGCGGGCAGGCACACCCTGACCGTCCGGGCATCCGACGCCGACGGCCGCACCCAGCCCCTCGAACAGCCCTGGAACCGGGGAGGCTTCGGCAACAACCTCGTGCAACGCGTCCCTGTCCTGTGCCGCTGACCGACTTATCGACTCATCGATCCATTGCGCGCACCCGGGTTGCGTCCTGCGCGGGCGGCAGCCCGAAGGCACGCCGGTATTCGCGGTTGAACTGCGTCGCGCTCACGTACCCGACGGCCTGCGCGGCCTGTACGGCCGTGGCGTCTCCGGCGACCAGCAGCCGGCGCGCCTCCAGCAGCCGCAGCTGCTTCTGGAACCGCAGCGGGCTCATCCCGGTGGCGGCCTTGAAGTGGCGGTGCAGGGTGGCGGTGCTCATGTGCGCCACCGCCGCGATCGTGTCGACGGCGAGCGGCTCGGCGTAATGGGCGCAGATCCACCGGGCCGCCGCGCGCACCCGCGCCCCGCTGGAGTCGGTCAGGGCGAAGTCACGGAGCAGCGGGCCGAGCGGGCTGCCGAGCAGGCGGTAGAGGATCTCGCCCTCGATGCGGGCCGCGAGCGGGCGGATGTCCTCGGGGGTGTCGAGCAGCCGCACCCAGCGGGTGACCGCGTCGACGATGTCCGGGGTCATCGGCGCGGTCAGCTGTCCGCCCGGAGCGGCGGGCGTACGCGGTGCGGCGCCGTCGAGTTCGAGGAGCAGATCGGCGATGACCTGGGCGTCGAGCCGCATGACGGCGGAGCGGTACGGCATCTCCTCGAACGTGGCGGTGACCGGCATCGCGACGGAGTTGAAGAACATCTGGCCGCGCCCGGTCACCCAGCTCCGGTCGCCCGCGACACCGCGCTTGGCGCCCTCGACGGTGAAGCAGATCATCGGCTCGTACAGGAGGTCGGCGGCAGCTTCGGGCTCGTCGAGCGCGACCACGGTCAGGCGGGGCACCGCACCGTCCGACCAGGTGCCGTCGGTGTGCCGGGCGATGGCCGCACCGAGCTGGTCCAGCATGCAGGCTCCCTTGTTCCCCGACTGATCGCCGACGGGTCCCCGACTGAGAGGATCAGGCAAGACTATGCGGCCGTCGCCCCATGCCGCGCGGTGCGTTTGCTCATAGCGTCGACGGCATGACACAGCACGGCAAGAACCTCCCCAAGCGCAAGCTCGGCACACATGGCCTGGAGGCCGGGGCGATCGGTCTCGGCACGATGGGCATGACGATGGCGTACGGCGCGGGCGACGAGCCAGGCGGCATCGCCACCATCCGCCGCGCGTACGAACTGGGCGTCACGCTCTTCGACACCGCGGAGCTGTACGGCATGGGCACCGGCAGCAACGAGCGGCTGCTCGGCCGCGCGGTCGAGGACTTCCGCGACGACATCGTGCTCGCCACCAAGTTCGGCTTCGACATGAACGCCCCGCAGAACGCGGAGGGTTACGCGCTCAACAGCAGGCCCGAGCACATCCGCGAGGTCACCGAGAACAGCCTGCGCCACCTCGGCACCGACCGCATCGACGTCCTCTACCAGCACCGCGTCGACCCGGACGTGCCGATCGAGGACGTGGCGGGCACGATCGGCGAGCTGATCGCCGAAGGCAAGGTGCGCCATCTCGGGCTCAGCGAGGCGGGGCCGGACATCATCCGGCGCGCCCACGCCGTGCATCCGGTGTCGGTGCTGCAGACCGAGTACTCCATGTTCGAGCGGGCCGTGGAGGCGGACGTCCTGCCCGTGGTGCGCGAGCTCGGCATCGGCTTCGTGCCGTACTCGCCGCTGGGCCGCGGCTTCCTCACCGGCGCCGTGCGGCCCGCCGCCGAGTACCCCGCGGACGACATGCGCAGCTGGGACGACCGCTGGCAGCCCGGCAACTACGAGCGGAACCTGGCCGCGGTCCGCGAGCTGACCGCCCTCGCCGAAGCCAAGGGCGCGACCGTCACCCAACTGGCGCTCGCCTGGCTCCTGGCCCAGGGCGACGACATCGTGCCGATCCCGGGGACGCGTGATCCACGGCGGCTGGAGCAGAACGTCGCGGCGGCGGACCTCACGCTCACACCGGCGGACCTGGCCAGCGTCCAGGAGATCCTGCCGCACGGCGGCGCGGGGTCCCGCTACCCGGAGTCGATCATGCCGTCCTGGTGACGCCCGCGGCCCGGATCGCGTCGACGGCGATCCGGGCCGTCGTGCCGATGACCGCGTCGGCCGCGGGCAGGACGGCGGCCGTGGCGGCGGCGCGGGTGAACACGGCGACCGCGTACCGGCCGCCGTCGGGGTACTCGATGACGCCGACCTCATTGCGCAGCGTCGGCAGGCTGCCGGTCTTGCCCGCCACGTGTACGTCGTCGAAGGGGAAGCCCGAAGCCATCCGGTGCGGCCACACCTGCAGGCCGAGGACGCGCCGGATGGCCGCCCCGTGCGCGGCCGTGCAGGCCTCGTCACGCCAGACCGCGCCGAGCAGCCGGGTCATCTCGCGCGGGGTGCTGCGATTGGACCGGGCGGGGTCCAACGCCCGCAGCCTGCCGATGACATGAGGGTCCGTCAGGACCTGTGAGCCACCGGGACCGGTGTCCTCTCTGAGGGTGGCCAGGAGCCCGCCGAAGGTGTGCATCGCCCACGTACGGCGGAGGCCGAGGTCCGCGGTCGAGCGGTTGACGGCGTCGATGCCGACCCGGTCGAGCAGCAGGTCGGCGGCCGCGTTGTCGCTGACCGCCATCATCGAGTACGCCAGATCGCGCAGGGACATACGGACGGGATCGAGCATGGCGGCGAGGCCGGTCGGCCCTGGAGTGCGGTCCGTCGGCGGGCACTCGACCTGCTCGGTGAGGTCGAGGCCGCCGGCCGCGGCCCGTTGGTGGAGGGCGACAAGGAGACAGAGCTTGTGGACGCTCGCCGTGACGACCGGATGGTCGCCGCCGGCGTCGATCTCCGCGCCGGAGTCGATGTCGCAGGCGTGCAGCCAGCCGGTGACGCCGGCTTCGGCGAAGGCCGTGCGGATGCGGTTGAGGGTGTCGTTCACAGCCAGAACTCCGATGCGGGGCGCAGGTGGAGAGGTCGCGACGGCGGGTCGGCGCTCGCCCCCGCGGTGTCGCGCAGGGCACGCGTCGCCGCGTCCGCGAAGGTGCTGACGGCGGAGTCCCGATGACCCTGCGGCCAGGCGACGGAGTGCCGCCAGGCCAGCGGTGCGCCGGTGAGGGGGCGCCAGACGACGTCCGGGTCCCGGTCGCCGGAGGGGTGCACGTCCCGGGGGCTGAAGGCGACCGCGTTCGCCGAGAGGACCAGACCCCGCACGAAGCTGGACCCCTGGCCGTGCCGGACGGTGGCGGGGGAGTAGCCGCCCCGAGCGCAGGTGGTCAGGATGTCGTCGTGCAGCGCGGGCGCCCCGGCGCGGGGGAAGAGGACCAGGTCGTATCCGCTGAGGGAGGCCAGCGGAATCTCGCCGAGCGCGGCCTGCGGCGCGGCGCGCGACAACAGCACGCCCAGCTCGCGGCGGAGCACAGGCCCCAGTTCGAGCCCCGTGATGTCACAGGGGTGGTGGATGAGCCCGACGTCCAGGTCGTGCGAGGCGAACCGGGCCAACTGCTGGGCGGTGGACAGCTCATGCAGCTCCAGCTCCACGCCGACATGCCGCTGCCGGAAGTCCGCCATGATCGCGGCCACCGTCTCCCCGCCGATGTCGGCCGAGAGACCGGCCCGCAGCAGCCCGCTCTCCCCGTCCCGGATACGGCGGGCGGTGGCCATCAGGGCATCGGACCGCGCAAGCAGCGCACGGGCCTCGTCCAGGAGCAGCACCCCGGCCTTGGTGATCGTCACCTGCCTGCTGGTGCGATCGAAGAGGCGTACCCCCAACTCGCGCTCCAGACGCTGGATGCGCTGCGACAGCGGGGGCTGGGCCATCCCGAGACGGGCGGCGGCGCGGCCGAAGTGTGACTCTTCTGCAACAGCCACGAAGCACTCCAGGTGCCGCACCAGGTCCATGAGCAGCAACGATATCTCATCTGTATCAATTCAAGATTGATAGGGAACTTGGACATGAGTGACGAGCGGTTGCTCTCCTGCCTGGCATGACCGATACAGGCCACCGGCCCTCCGCC
Proteins encoded in this region:
- a CDS encoding LysR family transcriptional regulator, giving the protein MDLVRHLECFVAVAEESHFGRAAARLGMAQPPLSQRIQRLERELGVRLFDRTSRQVTITKAGVLLLDEARALLARSDALMATARRIRDGESGLLRAGLSADIGGETVAAIMADFRQRHVGVELELHELSTAQQLARFASHDLDVGLIHHPCDITGLELGPVLRRELGVLLSRAAPQAALGEIPLASLSGYDLVLFPRAGAPALHDDILTTCARGGYSPATVRHGQGSSFVRGLVLSANAVAFSPRDVHPSGDRDPDVVWRPLTGAPLAWRHSVAWPQGHRDSAVSTFADAATRALRDTAGASADPPSRPLHLRPASEFWL
- a CDS encoding RidA family protein, yielding MPALEPVTPDGTVWVSAQLPVGGNAESVAKVQFYLTDIAAWEAVDAVFAEVFGDHRPARAVLQVAGLHHGFRVAADAVARRGRTERSEGRR
- a CDS encoding methylated-DNA--[protein]-cysteine S-methyltransferase, coding for MTAYTTITSPLGELLLVGEETSDGTTLTSLSVPGQKNAPAVRADWRHAPDRFAGVARQLVAYFAGELTEFDIEFTPSGTEFQRRVWRAVEDIPYGTSTTYGALAERLGVARGRVQALGAAIGANPLLIVRPCHRVIGADGSLRGYAGGVERKVQLLTHEGALQPTLV
- a CDS encoding SAM-dependent methyltransferase; its protein translation is MNAEDADFLIDTSKPHPARVYDWLLGGKDNYLVDQEMGEKLPPEARANAARNRAFMHRAAAWLAHHGVRQFLDIGTGIPTAPNLHQIVQEIAPASRVVYADNDPIVLRHAEALLVSTPEGATDYIQADVRSPEAILDHAREFLDFGKPVALSLIALLHFITDDEDPCALTRSLVDALPSGSYLVLSHGTTDEHPELVESVKNTYREGQVPLRMRRREEVEPFFDGLELVAPGLVTATHWYQESPAPKDELSGFYVGVARVP
- a CDS encoding serine hydrolase, translating into MNDTLNRIRTAFAEAGVTGWLHACDIDSGAEIDAGGDHPVVTASVHKLCLLVALHQRAAAGGLDLTEQVECPPTDRTPGPTGLAAMLDPVRMSLRDLAYSMMAVSDNAAADLLLDRVGIDAVNRSTADLGLRRTWAMHTFGGLLATLREDTGPGGSQVLTDPHVIGRLRALDPARSNRSTPREMTRLLGAVWRDEACTAAHGAAIRRVLGLQVWPHRMASGFPFDDVHVAGKTGSLPTLRNEVGVIEYPDGGRYAVAVFTRAAATAAVLPAADAVIGTTARIAVDAIRAAGVTRTA
- a CDS encoding 2OG-Fe(II) oxygenase, translated to MTATTRPASRVTSRVDAGDWSELTAELDAHGHALTGPLLSAGECRGLAALYDDADRFRTTVDMARHRFGSGQYRYFTHELPNRVRELREAFYPRLLPVARDWAEKLGKAAPWPDSLEEWVAMCHAAGQSKSAQILLRYGPGDWNALHRDVFGDMLFPLQVVIGLDTPGTDFTGGEFLMTEQRARAQSRGSATTLPRGHGLIFTTRDRPVASKRGWSNAPMRHGVSTVRSGRRRTLGLVFHDAA
- a CDS encoding alpha/beta fold hydrolase, which codes for MPAIAVHKAALREGLVLPYAEVGGPSGVPVVLVHGYADSWWTFEPLLRRMPASLHAYAPTQRGHGDADKPPDGYLPEDFATDLVAFMDSVGIERAVLVGGSSGGVQARIVAGRYPDRVAGLVLLGVPVALADKPAAAELWEAVRDLEDPVDRDFVERFALGMTAEPVARGFLETIVEENLKAPARVWRETLRGLLETDLRATLAGILVPTLAVWGDQDPIVTRAEQQTVLDTVIGSRLIVYEGAGHVVYWERPERVVRDIADFADFAKSAA
- a CDS encoding AraC family transcriptional regulator, which encodes MLDQLGAAIARHTDGTWSDGAVPRLTVVALDEPEAAADLLYEPMICFTVEGAKRGVAGDRSWVTGRGQMFFNSVAMPVTATFEEMPYRSAVMRLDAQVIADLLLELDGAAPRTPAAPGGQLTAPMTPDIVDAVTRWVRLLDTPEDIRPLAARIEGEILYRLLGSPLGPLLRDFALTDSSGARVRAAARWICAHYAEPLAVDTIAAVAHMSTATLHRHFKAATGMSPLRFQKQLRLLEARRLLVAGDATAVQAAQAVGYVSATQFNREYRRAFGLPPAQDATRVRAMDR
- a CDS encoding sulfite oxidase; protein product: MERTSLGDVSTPGRVAAPDEGISEEELGLAARNHGLPLEALRYDVTPPGLHYVLVHYDIPAADADTWRLSVGGQVRTPLELSLAELRALPAVTHRVTMECAGNGRARLSPRPVSQPWLVEAVGTADWTGVPLRTVLAATGVEDSAVEAVFTGADHGVERGVEQDYRRSLQLPVDADVLLAYAMNGGPLPPQHGYPLRLVVPGWYGMAHVKWLRQIELTDSPFTGFQQAVAYQFRQSPDDPGEPVTRIAPRALLVPPGFPDFMSRVRVVRPGPVDLAGRAWSGYGPVTRVEVSADDGRTWTDAEVAGRGPHRWGWQAWHTTWHATAGRHTLTVRASDADGRTQPLEQPWNRGGFGNNLVQRVPVLCR
- a CDS encoding aldo/keto reductase, with product MTQHGKNLPKRKLGTHGLEAGAIGLGTMGMTMAYGAGDEPGGIATIRRAYELGVTLFDTAELYGMGTGSNERLLGRAVEDFRDDIVLATKFGFDMNAPQNAEGYALNSRPEHIREVTENSLRHLGTDRIDVLYQHRVDPDVPIEDVAGTIGELIAEGKVRHLGLSEAGPDIIRRAHAVHPVSVLQTEYSMFERAVEADVLPVVRELGIGFVPYSPLGRGFLTGAVRPAAEYPADDMRSWDDRWQPGNYERNLAAVRELTALAEAKGATVTQLALAWLLAQGDDIVPIPGTRDPRRLEQNVAAADLTLTPADLASVQEILPHGGAGSRYPESIMPSW
- a CDS encoding PhzF family phenazine biosynthesis isomerase, producing MRILHQVDSFTRTPFTGNPAGVVLDADGMTDADMLAVARELNNSETAFVLPPDGADHDVRVRFFTPTTEVPTCGHATVGAHFARAVEYGLPSGSLVQKTGGGLRQRVEIIRDGDGDRVRIGMHQGAADFGPELDGTQVDRLLRALGATSGDLADDGPVQIVSTGHSKVIVELCDRAAVDGLRPDPAALTALSHEVGSNGWFVFTRATGEAQLLTWARMFAPAIGIAEDPVTGNGHGPLGAYLVHHGIVPAPGGRLDFTGRQGVAMGRPGEVGVWVDVRSCSRRGGELLVSITGDATTAFRARLNA